The genome window TCATCGTCGTCGAGAACGTGGAGAAGTACCTGGAGCGCGGCTACCGTCCCCTGGCGGCGACCCGAGCCGCGATGGCCGAGATCACGGCGCCGATCGTCACGATCACGCTGGTCCTGGCCGCCGTCTTTATCCCGGTGGCCTTCATCCCGGGCCTGACCGGAATGCTCTACAACCAGTTTGCCATGACGGTTGTTTTCTCGTTTATCTTCTCGGCCTTCAACTCGTTGACGTTTAGCCCGGCGATGTCTCGGTTGTTCCTGAAGCCGAAGCATCACGGCGAGTCGCGGTTCTTCCTGTTCCGCTGGTTCAACCGAGGGATGCGGTGGCTGGAGAACTCCTACGACGGCATTCTTGAGTTCACCGCTCGCCACTGGTGGACCATCGTGGTGCCGTCGGTCGGGCTGCTGGCCCTGACCGCCTGGATGCTGATCCAGCGGCCCAAGGCGTTCATCCCGACCGAGGACCAGGGATACCTGATCGCCGCCGTGCAGGCACCCGACGGGACCAGCCTGGAGAAAACGACAGAGCTGATCCGCCGCGTCGACCTGATCGCCCGAGAACTGCCCGGAGTGGAGCATACGGTGGCCGTCAGCGGGCGGAACATCCTGAGCAACACGGCCCAGAGCAACGCGGCCTTCGTCTTCCTGCCGCTCAAGGAGTGGGCCGAGCGCGACGATCCGGAGCTGAGGGCCGGAGCGCTGACCCAAACGCTTCAAGGCATGCTCGCTTCTCAGATCCGAGAAGCCCAGGTGATGGTCGTCGAGCCGCCGCCGATCCGAGGTCTCAGCCAGACCGGCGGCTTCGAGATGATGATCGAGGACCGCGAGGGCAAGGGGGTCCAGGCCTTGCAGCAGGTCGTCGACCAGGTGCAGGCCGCCGCCGCCGAGCGACCGGAGCTGGCCGGCGTCTTCTCGACCTTCTCGGCTCGAGTCCCGCAGGTCCGTTTCGACCTGGACCGCACCAAGGCCAGGCGGCTTGACGTCCCGATCTCCGACGTTTTCGCCGTCCTTCAGACGAACCTCGGCGCCTACTACGTCAACGACTTCAACCTGTTCGGCAAGGTCTGGAAGGTGATGCTCCAGGCTGAGGGAGAGGTCCGCCGGCGGCCCGAGGACATCCTCGACCTGTTCGTCCTCAACCGGCAGGGAGAGAAGGTCCCGATGAGCGCCCTGGGAGAGGTCAAGTACATCCTTGGGGCGATCGACGTGCCTCACTACAACCTCTACGCCACGGCCCGAATGAACGGCGGACCGGCCCCCGGCTTCAGTTCCGGTCAGGCCGTCGTCGCCATGGAGGAGGTCGCCCGCTCGGTCCTCCCCGAGGGCTTCGACTTCGAGTGGACCGGCACGACCTTCCAGGAGCAGCGGACGGGCAACCTCTCGGTCTACATCTTCGGCCTCTCGGTCGTCTGCGTCTTCCTGTTCATGGCAGCGCTGTACGAGAGCTGGATCAGGCCGATGGTGATTATCCTGACCGTGCCGCTGGCCATGTTCGGGGCCGTCCTGGGGCTGTGGCTGTTCGACATGCCACTGGATGTCTTCGGCCAGATCGGTCTGGTCATGCTGATCGGCCTGGAGACGAAGAACGCGATCCTGCTGGTCGAGTTCGGCGTCGAGATGCGCGATCGGCGCGGGATGGGGATCATCGAGTCGGCCAAGGCCGCCTCTCGAGAGCGTCTGCGGCCGATTCTGATGACCTCGTTCGCCTTCGTGATGGGAGTGCTGCCGATGGTAACTGCCACTGGAGCGGGTGCCTACAGCCGGAACTCGCTGGGGGTGGTGATCGCCTTCGGGATCGCCGTGAGCACGGTGCTGGGGCGGTTCGTCATCCCGATCTACTACGTGCTGGGTGAGCGAATCATCGACGCATTCTCACGTCCCCAGGACGAGGAGGAAGAAGACACCCTCGGACCCGCCCACTCGGGGCACGGCTCGGCGGCCCACCACGCCCACGCGAACCCGCACTCAAGGCCCGTCCCAGTTTCGTCTCCGATTGGCTCGAATGGCGAGGGAACGAGTGGGGGGCCTGGTCTTCCCGCTCCCAACCCGACAGGGAATTCCCAGTGAATTTCCTGTGAGGGCAGACGGTGGTTGCCTGACGGGATTGGCTCCGTCGGAATCGGCGACGGGGCCACCATCTCGAGAATCGAGGAAAAAGAATCATGATGTGAAGAAGTTTGGCGTTGCTTATTCTGGGATTGATCCCCCCATTGATTGAGTGATGGCCGACATCAGGCTCGCGCAGTTGTCGCGCCGCTCGTGGCCCCAGTGAAGGCCAAGGAGCTTGAGGTCGCTGGTCAGGATGGGGGCGCCCGAGGAGCCGGGTTCGGTGTTGGCGGAATGCTCGATCAGCCCCCGAGTGGCGTCGATGTTGGTGATGGAGCCGAGGGCGATTTTCAATCGCTCACCGCGGGGATACTGGAGCACGAGAATCGGTTCGCCGTTGACCGGGGGGCGGCTCGGGCCGGCGGGTTTCAGGGGATCGCGCTTGATCTGACGGGATCCTTGCTGGATCAGTTCGTCGCCGACCCGCTCGGCCAGCCGGACGAGTGCGAAGTCAAGCTTCTCCGGCGGCGACGATCGAACATGCCAGGTATCGTTGGCGGCGAGCGACACGATGCGCTGGGTTTGGAACGGCAGACCATCGTCGGGAGAAAGGAAATCATCGAGGATGAAGCGATCTCGGGCCGAATCGGAAGGTCCCGGGCGATCGTCCCCCTGCATCAAATCTTCGATGACGTGGAAGTTCGTGAGGAGAAGGTCCGAGCCGACGAGGAGTCCGGTGGCGGCGTCGGAGGCATTCGCCACCTCCAGGCGTCCCACGGCCCGAGCCATGCTGGAGAGGCTGCTGAGCCACGGGCCGAAGTGCTGGAAGGTCAGGTGAGCCTGGACGAGCTTTTCCCGAGTCGCCGTGGCCTGGTCCGGCATCGGGATCGGTGCGACCGCCTTTCGAATCGCGGCGTTGTCCGACCGCTGGATGCCGGCCTTCGAGATGAACTCGGTGACACGGTCGCGGTTCTCGTAGTAGCGAATGACATCGAAGGAGACCGCGCCGTGGGCCTTGAGCTTGCTGCTGATCCGATCGAGATCATCGCCCATCTCTCGGCGCAGGAACTGCTCCAGTTCGTCCGGCGAGAAGGCGTCGACGACCGCGTCGTGGAGCGCCTTGAAGTGGTCGGGATCGAGCCTCATCGCGGGACGACTCCGGTCAAGAAATCATGCCATTGGAAGACGATACGATTTGAGTTTGGTCTTCTGCTTGCATGTTCACAAATTTGAGAGATTGGCGCCGATCGAGTGGATCGGCGAATTCCGGGTGATTCAGGGTTCGACCGCCTTGATTCTGGGGGCGCCATCCTCATCTAAAAGGACGGCGGGGTCGAGGCCGCCGACGAAGAAGGGCACACCGGGTTCGGTGGCTCGGGTGCGCTCGGTGACAGTCCCATCGGGGTTGATGGCCAGGAATCGGGGTTCCCACTCCCTCCATTGCGTTGCGCCGATCGATTTCCCGTCGGAGGAGAGAGCGGTTTTGACCACGGGAGCCTCGGTGGGTGACTCCGACACGAACCTCCACCCGGTTCGCGTTCGCTCGAAGACGGCCAGCGATCCGGAATTCCCCACCCCCGCCCCCACGACCAGGGTGCGACCCTCGTCGGAGAATTCGAGGGTCGAGGCGAAATTCTGCTGGAGTTGGTGGTCGAGGACCGCTTCGGCCTGGTCCAGGTTCCAGAGCTGAACCTTGCCGGTCGAGGTTCCTGTGGCAAGCCACCGGCCCTCGGGCGAGAAGGCGGCGGAGAGAACCGCGGCCTCTCCCGTGTCCAATCGGGTTCGCTTCACCTCAATTTCATCGGCATAGGTGAGAAGCTCCGCGCCGCCCTGACCTTGATTCACGATCAGCATGTAGTGGTGATCTGGAGACTCGGCCAGGACCGATTCGTTCGGTCTGAGCGAGACCTGGCGGCTCGGGGACAGGTCCGGGTTGCTCAGGTCTCGAATGGTGGTTAATCCCCCTCCTTCAGGAACCGCGATCCGATCGCCGAGGATCTCGGAGCACATGGGATCCAGACGCAGCGAGGTGAGAACCTCGTTGACGCGAGGCGGCAGGGCACGCGCCCGGAATTCCGGATCAATTTCTGAGCCCCGGATGGTGTAGGACGAGATCGCCCCATCCTCAAAGATCTTCCACAGCTTTTTCGGTGTGCGAAACAATTCGTCTGGGGGTTCGGCAGACCTGACGTATTCGAGCGAGACGAGGTCATCGGCGCCGGTGAGTTTCTTGGCGGTGGCTTCCCGGCGGAGTCGGCCGTACTGGGCGGCCAGAGCGCGGTATTCCGGGAAGTCGAACCCGGCGGGGTCCGGTTCGTTCTCCGCGATTCTGGCCCCTTCGGTGATCCATTGCATGGCCCCATCGACCCACATGGACAGGGGGCCGTTCGGGTCTTCCGTCATCGCCATCATGGCCGGGTCGACGCGGAGACTCCGGGCGACCAGCGAATATCCGGTATTGCCGAAGGTGGAGGCGATCTCGCTGTACCGGGGCATCATGATGACAATCTGTTGTTGCGCAGTCGGCGAGAGGTACTGGACCATGACGTTGTTGAAGGAGACTAATTGTCCACTCGGCGGGTAGACGTATAGGCTGACGGGGTCGCTCACCCCTGGCGGCACCGGAACCAAGTGGCTTCCCGGATCATTAGGATCGGGCTCAGAGGCGTCGCCCAACCCTGCTCCCGACATCCGCTTCAGGGAAAACGAGGGATTGCACAAGACCTCCCCGTCGGAATCGATGGCCTTGACCCGGATGACCCCCTGGGAGGCCGCCGTTGCCGACCAGGCCATGATGAGCAGAGGAACAAGTTGCAGGCAGCGGCTAGTTCTCGTCGTCATCGGTCAACCTCCGGAACGAGATCATTGAGCGCAACGCCGTCCGATCCATATCGGGAGGGAGGCCTCCGGTCGTTGCGGGTTCGGATGGCCGGATGCTCATGACCATGTAGAGACGTTCTCCCAGCTTGCACTCCGGCAATGTCAGGAGAAGAGGATTGGGGCCGTGCTGAACCGGACCTGGCTGTCTGACCAGAGTCGGCTCCTGATTGCCTTGCCGCTTATAGAGCTGGGCGAGGATATAGCTTCGCGCCCCGACAAGGGTTCTGATCCTGGTGCGCTCCGTGGTTTCCTCGAACGGACCGAACTCGACCACCAGATTGGCAATCTCGGCGCCATCGACGTCGCGTATCGAAGCACGTGAGAGTTGATCTGCAATGGTATCCACCTCTGGCCAGTTCGAAGGCTTCGAGGGGGGAGTTGCCAGGGGAGTGTAGATTTCTGCCGGCCGAACGAGTTTCGCATCCCAGGGGTTCTGAGTTTTTGTGGCAGTTGGCGGGGAAGAGCGGAGGGCGTAGCCGAGCAACCCGCCTGCCCCGAAAGCGAGCATCAGGCCCAGGGAAACGCCGATCCAGACACGACGTTTTAGGTCGGGGACGGGCACGCGGACGAGGAACCGCGAGGGTGGAGGGTACGTCTCGGAAAAATGTTCCCGAATGAAGGTCTGCAACTTCTGGTTCGTTGGCACGGTCTT of Tautonia marina contains these proteins:
- a CDS encoding efflux RND transporter permease subunit codes for the protein MVKFVNFFITRPIFATVLALLMLIIGGISLYFLPIAQYPQIAPPQVQITTAYTGADAETVAETVTTPIEQQLNGTEGMAYFSSNSTANGMASIVATFEVGYDQDIAAVDVQNRVQTATPQLPPEVKQYGVSIKKTSTDMVCIVNLVDTSGEERYDQTFLDNYGQIYIADALKRVPGVSDVMVFGRKYAMRIWIDPDRMAEMQIAPTEVIQAVQQENLQAAAGKVGAPPVPSGQAFEYPITVKGRLSEVSEFEEIIVRRRDDGSIVRLKDVARVELDSESYETTVFLDGMPAGGMAIFQHADANGLAIVEQVRHEMDRLARNFPPGLEYRIPYNTTLYVEENIAEVEHTLVEAFLLVMVVVFIFLQGWRATVIPMLAIPVSLIATFGLMAIFGFSINTLTLCGLVLAIGLVVDDAIIVVENVEKYLERGYRPLAATRAAMAEITAPIVTITLVLAAVFIPVAFIPGLTGMLYNQFAMTVVFSFIFSAFNSLTFSPAMSRLFLKPKHHGESRFFLFRWFNRGMRWLENSYDGILEFTARHWWTIVVPSVGLLALTAWMLIQRPKAFIPTEDQGYLIAAVQAPDGTSLEKTTELIRRVDLIARELPGVEHTVAVSGRNILSNTAQSNAAFVFLPLKEWAERDDPELRAGALTQTLQGMLASQIREAQVMVVEPPPIRGLSQTGGFEMMIEDREGKGVQALQQVVDQVQAAAAERPELAGVFSTFSARVPQVRFDLDRTKARRLDVPISDVFAVLQTNLGAYYVNDFNLFGKVWKVMLQAEGEVRRRPEDILDLFVLNRQGEKVPMSALGEVKYILGAIDVPHYNLYATARMNGGPAPGFSSGQAVVAMEEVARSVLPEGFDFEWTGTTFQEQRTGNLSVYIFGLSVVCVFLFMAALYESWIRPMVIILTVPLAMFGAVLGLWLFDMPLDVFGQIGLVMLIGLETKNAILLVEFGVEMRDRRGMGIIESAKAASRERLRPILMTSFAFVMGVLPMVTATGAGAYSRNSLGVVIAFGIAVSTVLGRFVIPIYYVLGERIIDAFSRPQDEEEEDTLGPAHSGHGSAAHHAHANPHSRPVPVSSPIGSNGEGTSGGPGLPAPNPTGNSQ
- a CDS encoding trypsin-like peptidase domain-containing protein produces the protein MRLDPDHFKALHDAVVDAFSPDELEQFLRREMGDDLDRISSKLKAHGAVSFDVIRYYENRDRVTEFISKAGIQRSDNAAIRKAVAPIPMPDQATATREKLVQAHLTFQHFGPWLSSLSSMARAVGRLEVANASDAATGLLVGSDLLLTNFHVIEDLMQGDDRPGPSDSARDRFILDDFLSPDDGLPFQTQRIVSLAANDTWHVRSSPPEKLDFALVRLAERVGDELIQQGSRQIKRDPLKPAGPSRPPVNGEPILVLQYPRGERLKIALGSITNIDATRGLIEHSANTEPGSSGAPILTSDLKLLGLHWGHERRDNCASLMSAITQSMGGSIPE
- a CDS encoding WD40 repeat domain-containing protein → MTTRTSRCLQLVPLLIMAWSATAASQGVIRVKAIDSDGEVLCNPSFSLKRMSGAGLGDASEPDPNDPGSHLVPVPPGVSDPVSLYVYPPSGQLVSFNNVMVQYLSPTAQQQIVIMMPRYSEIASTFGNTGYSLVARSLRVDPAMMAMTEDPNGPLSMWVDGAMQWITEGARIAENEPDPAGFDFPEYRALAAQYGRLRREATAKKLTGADDLVSLEYVRSAEPPDELFRTPKKLWKIFEDGAISSYTIRGSEIDPEFRARALPPRVNEVLTSLRLDPMCSEILGDRIAVPEGGGLTTIRDLSNPDLSPSRQVSLRPNESVLAESPDHHYMLIVNQGQGGAELLTYADEIEVKRTRLDTGEAAVLSAAFSPEGRWLATGTSTGKVQLWNLDQAEAVLDHQLQQNFASTLEFSDEGRTLVVGAGVGNSGSLAVFERTRTGWRFVSESPTEAPVVKTALSSDGKSIGATQWREWEPRFLAINPDGTVTERTRATEPGVPFFVGGLDPAVLLDEDGAPRIKAVEP